One window of Planctomycetia bacterium genomic DNA carries:
- the rfbD gene encoding dTDP-4-dehydrorhamnose reductase, with product MSETSRVLITGAGGLLGRPLARRFALDKTWQTIALDRAGLDITDAEAVGHVVEREKPGVIINCAAFTKVDACEQEKEQSQRVNGEGAGIVAAAAAKVRARLIHISTDYVFDGTSALPYREDQPPAPPEMLCWYGRSKLLGEQAVTGRHPSPLIVRTAWVFGEDGPCFPKTILRLASERPELRVVNDQAGSPTYAKDLADAIYRLAQHPEATGIMHVTNSDICTWYEFAREILRVAGIGTPVRPVSTAEFPTPAKRPAFSVLDNRRFVQTVGAPLRSWREAIAEFLAASAG from the coding sequence GTGTCTGAGACTTCTCGCGTTTTGATCACCGGGGCAGGCGGTTTGTTGGGGCGTCCGCTTGCCAGGCGATTTGCGCTGGACAAGACATGGCAGACGATCGCGCTGGACCGGGCCGGGCTCGATATCACCGATGCGGAGGCCGTGGGTCATGTGGTGGAGCGGGAGAAGCCGGGGGTGATTATCAACTGCGCCGCATTTACGAAAGTTGATGCGTGCGAGCAGGAGAAAGAGCAGTCCCAGCGGGTTAACGGCGAGGGGGCGGGCATCGTTGCGGCGGCGGCGGCGAAGGTCCGGGCGAGATTGATTCATATCTCGACGGACTATGTTTTCGACGGCACTTCCGCCCTGCCCTACCGCGAGGATCAGCCGCCGGCGCCGCCGGAAATGCTCTGCTGGTACGGTCGATCGAAGCTGCTGGGCGAACAGGCGGTCACGGGCCGGCATCCATCGCCTTTGATCGTGCGGACTGCGTGGGTCTTTGGTGAGGATGGGCCGTGTTTTCCGAAGACGATTCTGCGCCTGGCAAGCGAGCGGCCGGAGCTTCGCGTGGTCAACGATCAAGCCGGCTCTCCGACGTATGCCAAGGACCTGGCCGATGCGATCTATCGCCTGGCGCAACATCCGGAAGCGACCGGCATCATGCACGTGACCAACTCCGACATTTGCACGTGGTATGAGTTTGCACGGGAGATACTGCGTGTCGCCGGGATCGGCACGCCCGTTCGGCCTGTCAGCACGGCGGAATTCCCGACTCCGGCGAAGCGGCCCGCGTTCTCCGTTCTGGATAACCGACGATTTGTGCAGACGGTCGGCGCGCCCTTGCGAAGTTGGCGCGAGGCCATCGCCGAGTTTCTCGCGGCGTCAGCGGGCTGA